In the Natronobacterium texcoconense genome, one interval contains:
- a CDS encoding FAD-binding oxidoreductase — translation MTHDCSFLEELPLADDQFSFAEGRRESHAADWGAQQKGEGVVPDAVVWPASTDDVSAVLAAATEHDVPVTPYAAGTALEGHAVPAHGGISLDLTRMDAVVDYRPDDFQIDVEPGVLGADVDDYVGGDGLFFPPLPSSGDISTVGGMIATDASGMKTVRYGEVADWVLGLEAVLADGTVVQTGSRAKKTSSGYNLTDLVVGSEGTLAVVTEATLELAGRPQQIRGGRAIFDTLEDASDAVFDAIRTDLDVARIELVDGLSARAANEYLGTDLPDAPMVFLEFHANHGVEEEIALCESIFEDHGVARFEMSGDDAEMDRLWRARRELAYAIQSYDPDLEPLHPGDVTVPISEYPAMVREAKALADEYDLPVPCFGHAGDGNLHYSVLVDMDDPEEVERGEEVYSLLLERALEYGGTVTGEHGIGQGKRGYLEDEHGTGAVEAMRAIKRALDPTDTLNPGKIFPETVEGERVRDA, via the coding sequence ATGACGCACGACTGCTCGTTCCTCGAGGAGCTTCCCCTCGCGGACGACCAGTTCTCGTTCGCGGAGGGGAGACGGGAGAGCCACGCTGCGGACTGGGGTGCACAGCAGAAAGGCGAGGGCGTCGTTCCCGACGCGGTCGTCTGGCCGGCGTCGACCGACGACGTCTCGGCGGTGCTGGCCGCCGCGACCGAACACGACGTACCCGTCACGCCCTACGCTGCGGGGACGGCGCTCGAGGGCCACGCGGTTCCGGCCCACGGCGGAATCAGCCTCGATCTCACCCGGATGGACGCCGTGGTCGACTACCGTCCCGACGACTTCCAGATCGACGTGGAGCCGGGAGTGCTCGGTGCAGACGTCGACGACTACGTCGGCGGCGACGGCCTCTTCTTTCCGCCGCTGCCCTCCTCCGGTGACATCTCGACCGTCGGCGGGATGATCGCCACCGACGCCAGCGGCATGAAGACCGTCCGCTACGGCGAGGTCGCCGACTGGGTGCTCGGCCTCGAGGCCGTCCTCGCCGACGGCACCGTCGTCCAGACAGGTTCGCGAGCGAAGAAGACCTCGAGCGGCTACAACCTGACCGACCTCGTCGTCGGCAGCGAGGGGACGCTGGCGGTCGTCACCGAAGCGACCCTGGAACTGGCCGGCCGACCCCAGCAGATCCGCGGCGGGCGAGCGATCTTCGACACCCTCGAGGACGCCTCCGACGCGGTCTTCGACGCCATCCGGACGGACCTCGACGTCGCCCGGATCGAACTCGTCGACGGCCTGAGCGCACGGGCAGCGAACGAGTACCTGGGCACCGACCTGCCGGACGCACCGATGGTCTTCCTCGAGTTCCACGCGAACCACGGTGTCGAGGAGGAGATAGCCCTCTGCGAGTCGATCTTCGAGGACCACGGCGTCGCCCGCTTCGAGATGAGCGGCGACGACGCCGAGATGGATCGGCTCTGGCGGGCCCGCCGCGAACTCGCCTACGCCATCCAGAGTTACGATCCCGACCTCGAGCCCTTACATCCCGGCGACGTCACCGTCCCGATCAGCGAGTACCCGGCGATGGTCCGCGAGGCGAAAGCCCTCGCCGACGAATACGACCTTCCAGTCCCCTGTTTCGGTCACGCCGGAGACGGGAACCTTCACTACAGCGTTCTCGTCGATATGGACGACCCCGAGGAGGTCGAACGCGGGGAAGAAGTCTACAGTCTGTTGCTCGAGCGCGCACTCGAGTACGGCGGCACCGTCACGGGTGAACACGGGATCGGACAGGGGAAGCGAGGGTATCTCGAGGACGAACACGGCACCGGCGCGGTCGAAGCGATG
- a CDS encoding TIGR04024 family LLM class F420-dependent oxidoreductase, producing MNAELDLLIRLSDYDRPQDVAERAVEAEELGFDRITTGETTGWNIVPPLTLAADRTEELGISNDVISPFGRSPAMLAQTAMTLQDASDGRFRLGLGPSSPAITERWHGQEFDRPLRRTRETIEIIRSVYENGNPAYDGEIFEIAGLNYERDVPDSPPPIDLGTLGPKATEMAGRFGDGWAPQMFTKDGLEDRLEDLKRGAELGGKEISDLRVAPIVRGIASEDRETARQKARGTIAFMLGAYGPYYGNSVAEQGYPDVVEEIRAAWDDRDTDAMAAALPDELLDELSPAGTPDEVREWVAEYAAIDGVDAVRVGFVDQMTEEEKRTTMEAVVDAA from the coding sequence GTGAACGCGGAACTGGACCTGTTGATTCGATTGTCCGACTACGACCGACCCCAGGACGTCGCCGAGCGCGCTGTCGAGGCCGAAGAGTTGGGATTCGATCGCATCACGACCGGCGAGACGACGGGCTGGAACATCGTCCCGCCGCTGACGCTGGCCGCCGACCGCACCGAAGAACTCGGCATCTCGAACGACGTCATCTCGCCGTTCGGTCGGTCGCCCGCGATGCTCGCCCAGACCGCAATGACGCTTCAGGACGCCTCAGACGGACGATTCCGTCTCGGCCTCGGCCCGAGTTCGCCTGCCATTACCGAACGCTGGCACGGCCAGGAGTTCGATCGCCCGCTCCGACGCACACGGGAGACGATCGAGATCATCCGGTCGGTCTACGAGAACGGGAACCCCGCCTACGACGGTGAAATATTCGAGATCGCCGGCCTGAACTACGAGCGCGACGTTCCCGACTCCCCGCCGCCGATCGACCTCGGGACGCTCGGCCCCAAGGCCACCGAGATGGCCGGTCGCTTCGGCGATGGCTGGGCACCCCAGATGTTCACGAAAGACGGCCTCGAGGACAGACTCGAGGACCTGAAACGCGGGGCCGAACTCGGCGGGAAGGAAATCTCGGATCTGCGCGTCGCGCCGATCGTTCGCGGTATCGCGAGCGAGGACCGCGAAACGGCCCGCCAGAAGGCCCGTGGGACGATCGCGTTCATGCTCGGCGCCTACGGCCCCTATTACGGTAACTCGGTCGCCGAACAGGGGTATCCGGACGTCGTCGAGGAGATCAGGGCCGCGTGGGACGACCGCGACACGGACGCCATGGCCGCTGCGCTCCCCGACGAACTGCTCGACGAACTGTCGCCCGCCGGAACCCCCGACGAGGTCCGCGAGTGGGTCGCGGAGTACGCCGCGATCGACGGCGTCGACGCCGTCCGCGTCGGCTTCGTCGACCAGATGACCGAGGAGGAGAAACGGACGACGATGGAAGCGGTCGTCGACGCGGCGTAG
- a CDS encoding nucleoside 2-deoxyribosyltransferase, translated as MDVFFSGSIRGGRSDADLYRELIDLLAEHGTVLTEHIGDENVEQKEAKEGLTDGDIHDQDVAWLRQADVVVAEVTTPSLGVGYELGRAVAWEKPVCCLYRPGTEHDLSAMVRGNDAVELLEYETVAGVESDLEAFLQRHR; from the coding sequence ATGGACGTCTTCTTCAGCGGTTCCATTCGCGGCGGTCGATCGGACGCCGATCTCTATCGGGAGTTGATCGACCTGCTCGCAGAGCACGGCACGGTCCTCACCGAGCACATTGGGGACGAGAACGTCGAGCAGAAGGAAGCGAAGGAAGGGCTGACCGACGGCGACATCCACGACCAGGACGTCGCCTGGCTCCGGCAGGCCGACGTCGTGGTCGCCGAGGTGACCACGCCCAGCCTCGGCGTCGGTTACGAACTCGGCCGAGCGGTCGCCTGGGAAAAACCCGTCTGCTGTCTCTACCGACCCGGTACGGAACACGACCTGTCCGCGATGGTCCGTGGCAACGACGCTGTCGAACTCCTCGAGTACGAGACCGTTGCGGGCGTCGAATCCGACCTCGAGGCGTTCCTCCAGCGTCACCGCTAA
- a CDS encoding arsenic resistance protein, whose amino-acid sequence MDFVERYQTLFVLGAIVGGLAVGQVPGVSPVADRLILPFLMVMLFAAFTGIPFSRLRRAFGNRRVVGSSLLVNFIWSPLLAVGLGAIFLRDHPALWVGLIMLMVTPCTDWYLVFTDVADGDVALATSILPYNLVLQLVLLPFYLYVFAGELVALPLELLLESVVLVLVVPLVLGGLVRRGITRRKGETWFSQQFLPKLSPLQIVFLSLAIGAMFASQGEVILENPGLLALLAVPVVVFYAINLVVGFGVGRLLSFSYREMVCFNNTILSRNSPTALAIAVVAFPHEPLIPLALVIGPLLELPLLGIIAQVHVAIRDRELWPLELPARFSRSR is encoded by the coding sequence ATGGATTTCGTCGAACGATACCAGACGCTTTTCGTTCTCGGCGCTATCGTCGGCGGACTTGCCGTCGGGCAGGTTCCCGGCGTCTCCCCGGTGGCCGATCGGCTGATTCTCCCGTTCTTGATGGTGATGCTGTTCGCCGCGTTCACCGGCATTCCGTTCTCCCGGCTCCGTCGGGCGTTCGGCAACCGCCGCGTCGTGGGCTCGAGTCTCCTCGTCAATTTTATCTGGAGCCCGCTGCTGGCCGTGGGGCTCGGTGCGATCTTCCTTCGAGATCACCCTGCTCTGTGGGTCGGGCTCATCATGCTGATGGTGACGCCGTGTACGGACTGGTACCTCGTCTTCACCGACGTCGCGGACGGCGACGTGGCGCTGGCTACCTCGATCCTCCCGTACAATCTCGTCCTCCAGCTGGTACTGCTGCCGTTCTACCTGTACGTATTTGCCGGAGAACTGGTCGCGCTACCGCTGGAACTGCTGCTCGAGAGCGTCGTGCTCGTGCTCGTCGTCCCGCTCGTGTTGGGTGGGCTTGTTCGCCGTGGGATCACTCGACGAAAGGGCGAAACGTGGTTCTCCCAGCAGTTCCTTCCGAAGCTGAGTCCGCTCCAAATCGTCTTTCTGAGCCTCGCTATCGGAGCGATGTTCGCCTCACAGGGCGAGGTGATCCTCGAGAATCCTGGACTGCTGGCGCTGCTTGCCGTCCCCGTGGTCGTCTTTTACGCGATCAATCTCGTCGTCGGCTTCGGCGTCGGACGGCTGTTGTCGTTTTCCTACCGTGAGATGGTCTGTTTCAACAACACGATCCTCTCGCGGAACTCCCCGACCGCCCTCGCGATCGCCGTCGTCGCATTTCCACACGAGCCGCTGATTCCGCTGGCACTGGTGATCGGGCCCCTGCTGGAGCTTCCGCTGCTGGGGATCATCGCACAGGTACACGTCGCGATCAGGGATCGAGAGCTGTGGCCGCTCGAACTCCCTGCCCGGTTCTCGAGGTCGAGATAG
- a CDS encoding NADPH:quinone reductase: protein MRAVRLHEHGDEEVLSVEDVDRPSPDEDELLVEVAAAGVNPVDTYFRDGSYEPVGVPFTPGVDVSGVVAEVGDAVEGFEEGDRVYGTGIGNASAQGAYAEYATIPTDRVVHLPDGADLTEAGGAGVVAVTAWRALIDHADLEPAEYCLVHGGSGGVGHAAVQIAEAVSARPITTAAEEYHDALEGYGAETVLDYGREDLAEAVLEASDGGVDAILDHRLDDYLQFDADVAATGCRVVGIGENSPDPAFTNDGAARSKDVSYQFMSMFNTPDLRLPLRGVAHLMGTDKLSIDVARSYDLEEAAEAQRAVMEDSFFGKLVIEP, encoded by the coding sequence ATGAGGGCTGTCCGCCTGCACGAACACGGCGACGAGGAAGTACTGTCCGTCGAAGACGTCGATCGACCGTCGCCCGACGAGGACGAACTGCTCGTCGAGGTAGCCGCTGCGGGAGTCAACCCCGTCGACACCTACTTCCGGGATGGCTCCTACGAGCCCGTCGGCGTGCCGTTCACGCCCGGCGTCGACGTTTCGGGCGTCGTGGCCGAAGTCGGTGACGCCGTCGAGGGATTCGAGGAGGGCGACCGTGTCTACGGCACCGGCATCGGGAACGCCTCCGCACAGGGTGCCTACGCCGAGTACGCGACGATCCCGACCGACCGTGTCGTCCACCTCCCCGATGGCGCCGACCTCACCGAAGCCGGCGGCGCCGGCGTCGTCGCCGTCACCGCCTGGCGCGCACTGATCGACCACGCCGACTTAGAACCCGCCGAGTACTGTCTGGTCCACGGCGGTTCCGGCGGCGTCGGCCACGCAGCCGTCCAGATCGCCGAGGCCGTCAGCGCCCGGCCGATTACGACCGCCGCCGAAGAGTACCACGACGCACTCGAGGGGTACGGCGCCGAGACCGTCCTCGACTACGGACGGGAGGACCTCGCCGAGGCCGTCCTCGAGGCCAGCGACGGCGGCGTGGACGCGATTCTGGACCACCGACTGGACGACTACCTCCAGTTCGACGCGGACGTCGCCGCGACCGGCTGTCGCGTCGTCGGCATCGGCGAGAACAGTCCGGACCCGGCGTTTACGAACGACGGCGCTGCCCGCTCGAAGGACGTCTCCTACCAGTTCATGAGCATGTTCAACACGCCGGACCTGCGGCTTCCGCTTCGGGGCGTCGCCCACCTCATGGGAACCGACAAACTCTCGATCGACGTCGCACGCAGCTACGACTTAGAGGAGGCAGCCGAGGCCCAGCGTGCCGTCATGGAGGACAGTTTCTTCGGGAAACTCGTCATCGAGCCCTGA